The Bacteroidales bacterium genome has a window encoding:
- a CDS encoding anthranilate synthase component I family protein, translating into MKTIKTTTRTLLADMITPVGIYLKLRDEYPNSILLESSDFHHLENCYSYICLEPRADFIVEDQTIKERIGNQSPDTKPIRKPEEVLESLEHFIQSFEFSEKNNHLNGFFGYMGFEAVQYFDKLSFDREKSPPVIPLMRYHLYKYIIAINHFKDQLTIVENLFPGEESAIDQLAFLIKTKPIPSYPFKTDSDETANVSGEDYKEMVSNAKNHCQRGDVFQMVLSRRFYRGFKGDEFNVYRALRSINPSPYLFYFDYGNYKIFGSSPEMQLKTDGKKALINPIAGTFRRTGDDERDEKLAEELLKDEKENAEHVMLVDLARNDLSKSTSNVKVSGMKEIQFYSHVIHIVSNVEGDMNEQASALNVLGDTFPAGTLSGAPKNKAIRLIDRYEPTSRDYYGGCIGYIGINGETNHAITIRSFLSKKNVLHYQAGAGIINESDEEKELAEVNNKLEALRRAIHTASNNM; encoded by the coding sequence ATGAAAACAATTAAAACCACTACGCGCACATTGCTTGCTGACATGATCACCCCGGTGGGAATTTATTTAAAACTCCGGGACGAATATCCCAATTCCATTTTATTGGAGAGTTCCGACTTCCATCATCTGGAGAATTGTTATTCCTATATCTGCCTGGAGCCAAGGGCAGATTTTATTGTAGAAGATCAAACGATCAAAGAGCGTATTGGGAACCAATCCCCGGACACGAAACCCATCCGGAAACCGGAAGAAGTTCTTGAATCGCTGGAGCATTTTATTCAATCGTTTGAATTTTCAGAAAAGAACAATCACCTGAATGGTTTCTTTGGTTATATGGGCTTTGAAGCCGTGCAATATTTTGACAAACTTTCCTTTGATCGGGAAAAATCTCCTCCCGTTATTCCATTGATGCGTTATCACTTGTATAAATACATTATTGCCATAAATCATTTCAAGGATCAGCTAACCATAGTCGAAAACCTGTTTCCCGGGGAAGAAAGTGCAATCGACCAATTGGCTTTTCTTATCAAAACCAAACCCATCCCCAGTTATCCGTTTAAAACGGATTCGGACGAAACGGCAAACGTTTCCGGAGAGGACTATAAAGAAATGGTATCCAATGCAAAGAACCATTGTCAACGGGGAGATGTCTTCCAGATGGTGCTCTCCAGACGCTTTTACCGGGGTTTTAAAGGAGATGAATTCAATGTTTACCGGGCGTTACGTTCCATAAATCCTTCACCTTACCTCTTCTATTTTGACTACGGTAATTATAAGATCTTCGGCTCTTCTCCCGAAATGCAGCTAAAAACCGACGGAAAAAAGGCACTTATCAACCCCATTGCAGGTACTTTCAGAAGAACAGGCGATGACGAGAGGGATGAAAAGCTGGCTGAAGAGCTTTTGAAAGATGAGAAAGAAAATGCCGAACATGTCATGCTGGTTGATCTTGCCCGCAATGATCTGAGCAAAAGTACCAGCAACGTCAAAGTTTCCGGCATGAAGGAGATTCAGTTTTACTCCCATGTCATTCATATTGTATCCAATGTCGAAGGGGATATGAATGAACAGGCATCTGCCCTGAATGTTCTTGGCGATACTTTTCCGGCCGGAACGCTAAGCGGAGCACCAAAAAACAAAGCCATACGGTTAATTGATCGTTATGAACCCACTTCCCGGGATTATTATGGAGGGTGTATAGGATATATAGGCATTAACGGAGAAACAAACCATGCCATAACCATACGCTCCTTTCTCAGCAAAAAGAATGTTCTGCATTACCAGGCAGGCGCCGGTATCAT